Proteins from a genomic interval of Quercus lobata isolate SW786 chromosome 11, ValleyOak3.0 Primary Assembly, whole genome shotgun sequence:
- the LOC115967730 gene encoding probable receptor-like protein kinase At2g21480 has product MEIEKRPRKNLSKRTKLFLSSLSPSSHSSSSSSMAILLVLLYTLFSASTIAYSAFAPFVPPDNFLIDCGADKSSILNDGRTFKTEDQSKQFLQAKEEIKVSVEKGDVPSSIYLSARIFVTDAIYSFHLTKPGWHWVRLHFYPFKNDQFDLSKATFSVNTNKYVLLHSFNMDNNTNYVLKEYLLNVTDPQFSIKFMPMKNSAAFINAIEVVSAPDDLITDDANGLTPVGKFSGLSTLSYQTLYRLNVGGPLVNSANDTLGRTWTPDGSYLKSKALAKSVTVATTVVKYPDGLTPLIAPQSVYASAVEMAESNVNNPNFNVTWNFEADPAFGYLIRLHFCDIVSKALNDLYFNVYINGKMAIADLDLSHELENQLAAAYYKDIVVNASLMSNGVSVEIGPSKLDSGDLNAILNGLEILKISNSVNSLDGEFGVDGSKAVGGIGTRKTVAVVGFAMMFGAFVGLGAMVIKWHKRPQDWQKRNSFSSWLLPLHAGDNSFMSSKNSIGSHKNNFYSSTLGLGRYFSFAELQEATKNFDANEVIGVGGFGNVYLGVIDDGTKVAVKRGNAQSEQGLTEFQTEIQMLSKLRHRHLVSLIGYCDENSEMILVYEYMANGPLRDHLYGKNLPPLSWKQRLEICIGAARGLHYLHTGTAQGIIHRDVKTTNILLDENLTAKVSDFGLSKDAPMGQGHVSTAVKGSFGYLDPEYFRRQQLTDKSDVYSFGVVLLEAICARPAINPALPREQVNLADWAMQWKRKGLLDKIIDPLLVGSMNPESLKKFAEAAEKCLAEHGVDRPTMGDVLWNLEYTLQLQEAFSQGKDDQDDGNSIATVAASPAIVPATPNASTPDTRPVSHPEETNSPAKSQATDEHSGTAMFAQFTNLSGR; this is encoded by the coding sequence ATGGAGATAGAAAAGAGACCAAGAAAAAACTTGTCCAAAAGAACCAAACTTTTTCTATCTTCCTTATCGCCATCATCAcattcttcatcatcatcatcgatGGCTATCCTCCTGGTCCTTCTCTACACCTTATTTTCTGCTTCCACCATTGCCTATTCGGCCTTTGCTCCCTTTGTCCCTCCAGACAACTTCCTCATTGATTGTGGTGCTGACAAATCAAGCATTCTCAATGATGGAAGAACCTTCAAAACCGAAGATCAATCCAAGCAGTTCTTACAAGCCAAGGAAGAAATCAAAGTGTCAGTTGAAAAGGGTGATGTACCTTCATCTATTTACTTGTCAGCAAGGATTTTTGTCACGGATGCAATTTACTCATTTCACTTGACAAAACCCGGTTGGCATTGGGTTCGTCTCCATTTCTATCCATTCAAAAATGATCAATTTGACTTGAGCAAAGCTACTTTCTCTGTCAACACCAATAAGTACGTGCTTCTACATAGCTTCAACATGGATAACAACACCAATTATGTCCTCAAGGAGTACCTTTTGAACGTGACCGATCCACAATTCTCAATCAAGTTCATGCCGATGAAGAATTCCGCTGCTTTCATCAATGCCATTGAGGTTGTTTCAGCTCCTGATGACTTGATCACCGATGATGCTAATGGCCTTACCCCTGTAGGCAAGTTTTCTGGGCTATCCACATTGTCCTATCAAACCTTGTACCGGCTTAATGTGGGAGGACCTCTTGTTAACTCTGCAAACGACACATTGGGAAGGACTTGGACACCAGATGGGTCTTACCTTAAGTCGAAAGCCTTGGCAAAAAGCGTCACCGTTGCGACCACCGTTGTCAAGTACCCCGATGGATTGACACCTCTGATTGCACCACAGTCAGTGTATGCCTCTGCTGTTGAAATGGCTGAGTCAAATGTGAACAATCCTAATTTCAATGTGACGTGGAACTTTGAAGCTGACCCTGCTTTTGGGTACCTAATTAGGCTTCATTTTTGTGACATTGTGAGCAAAGCGCTCAATGACCTCTACTTCAATGTCTACATTAATGGGAAAATGGCAATAGCTGATCTGGATTTGTCGCATGAGTTGGAAAATCAATTGGCAGCTGCATACTATAAGGATATTGTGGTTAATGCTTCTTTGATGTCTAATGGAGTAAGTGTCGAAATTGGTCCATCTAAATTGGATTCTGGTGATTTGAACGCCATTTTGAACGGTCTAGAGATATTGAAAATAAGCAATTCTGTGAATAGTCTTGATGGAGAGTTCGGGGTAGATGGAAGCAAGGCTGTTGGTGGCATTGGCACACGTAAAACAGTGGCTGTAGTCGGGTTTGCCATGATGTTTGGAGCCTTTGTGGGTCTTGGTGCAATGGTGATCAAATGGCACAAGAGGCCTCAAGATTGGCAGAAGAGGAATAGCTTCTCTTCATGGTTGCTTCCTCTTCATGCTGGTGACAATAGCTTCATGTCAAGCAAGAACTCAATCGGGTCTCACAAGAACAACTTTTACTCTTCAACTTTGGGATTGGGCCGGTACTTCTCATTCGCAGAGTTGCAGGAGGCAACAAAGAACTTTGATGCCAATGAAGTGATTGGTGTTGGTGGATTTGGCAATGTGTATCTTGGTGTAATTGATGATGGTACTAAAGTTGCAGTCAAAAGAGGAAACGCACAATCCGAACAAGGCCTCACAGAGTTCCAGACAGAGATTCAGATGCTGTCAAAGCTAAGGCACAGGCATTTGGTGTCCTTGATTGGATATTGTGATGAGAACTCAGAAATGATCTTAGTTTATGAGTACATGGCCAACGGACCTCTCAGGGATCATTTGTATGGAAagaacttgccaccattgtcaTGGAAGCAAAGGCTAGAGATATGTATAGGCGCAGCTCGTGGACTTCACTACCTTCACACTGGCACTGCACAAGGTATCATTCATCGTGATGTTAAGACCACCAACATTTTGCTTGATGAAAACCTCACTGCCAAGGTATCTGATTTTGGGCTATCAAAGGATGCACCTATGGGGCAGGGGCATGTGAGTACTGCAGTGAAGGGAAGCTTTGGTTACTTGGACCCTGAGTATTTCAGGAGGCAGCAATTGACTGATAAGTCAGATGTGTACTCCTTTGGGGTGGTTTTGCTTGAGGCAATATGTGCAAGGCCTGCTATTAACCCTGCACTCCCAAGGGAGCAAGTGAACTTGGCTGACTGGGCAATGCAATGGAAGAGAAAGGGCTTGCTTGACAAGATCATTGACCCTTTACTTGTTGGTTCTATGAATCCTGAATCATTGAAGAAGTTTGCTGAGGCTGCAGAAAAGTGCTTGGCTGAACATGGGGTGGATAGGCCTACAATGGGAGATGTGCTGTGGAACTTGGAGTATACTTTGCAGCTTCAAGAGGCTTTCTCACAAGGAAAGGATGATCAGGATGATGGCAACTCCATTGCCACTGTTGCTGCCTCTCCTGCTATTGTGCCTGCAACCCCAAATGCTTCCACCCCTGATACGCGTCCAGTCTCTCATCCGGAAGAGACTAACAGTCCAGCTAAATCTCAGGCCACTGATGAGCATTCAGGAACCGCAATGTTTGCCCAGTTTACTAATCTCAGTGGTAGGTAA